A genomic stretch from Hydrogenimonas urashimensis includes:
- a CDS encoding hydrogenase small subunit: MDRRDALAKMFSAKGVRVNTNRGEAYYEKLKKTMEKRLRQLRESPAASKVDIHKVLDAEGLSRRDFMKWASAITAMLMLPASFTPLVAEAAELMNRVPIIWIELQDCAGNSEAILRSDSPTIDELILETIDLEFNETLMSAAGHQAEEHLEEAMKTFKGKYLCVVEGSVPVGVGKEWCTIGAKAETFEEHLLKVAGNSAAVVAVGTCATFGGVPAASPNPTGAVGVQDIVKGKPIINIPACPANPANITGTILHFVLTGQIPELDHLNRPKFAFGYRIHDNCERRAHFDAGEFVEEWGDEGAQNNWCLYKMGCKGPMTFNNCSIVRYNSGTNWPIGAGHGCIGCSEPQFWDKYAYERPMADANIKAPTGGVEKSVDQFGLGLLTAAGVGIAIHAAISVAAGKKEKEK; the protein is encoded by the coding sequence ATGGATCGACGTGATGCATTGGCCAAAATGTTCAGCGCCAAAGGGGTAAGGGTCAATACCAATCGGGGTGAGGCCTATTACGAAAAATTGAAAAAAACGATGGAAAAGCGTCTACGACAGCTGAGGGAATCGCCGGCGGCCTCCAAAGTCGATATCCACAAGGTACTCGACGCCGAAGGGCTCAGCCGACGCGATTTCATGAAGTGGGCCAGTGCGATCACGGCGATGCTGATGCTGCCCGCCTCCTTCACACCCCTGGTGGCCGAAGCGGCGGAATTGATGAACCGGGTGCCTATCATCTGGATCGAACTGCAAGATTGTGCCGGCAACTCCGAGGCGATTCTTCGCTCCGACTCACCGACGATTGACGAGCTGATTTTGGAGACCATTGACCTGGAGTTCAACGAAACTTTGATGTCGGCGGCCGGACATCAGGCCGAAGAGCATCTTGAAGAGGCGATGAAGACCTTCAAAGGAAAGTATCTGTGTGTGGTAGAGGGTTCCGTTCCCGTGGGAGTGGGAAAAGAGTGGTGCACCATCGGCGCCAAAGCGGAAACCTTCGAAGAGCATCTGCTCAAAGTGGCCGGCAATTCGGCTGCAGTGGTGGCGGTAGGAACCTGCGCCACATTCGGTGGCGTCCCCGCCGCCTCGCCCAATCCGACAGGTGCCGTGGGCGTACAGGATATCGTCAAAGGCAAGCCCATCATCAACATTCCCGCCTGTCCCGCAAATCCGGCCAATATCACGGGAACGATTCTTCACTTCGTTTTGACCGGACAGATTCCAGAGCTCGACCATCTCAACCGTCCCAAGTTCGCTTTTGGATACCGTATTCATGACAACTGCGAACGCCGGGCCCACTTCGATGCGGGAGAGTTCGTCGAGGAGTGGGGTGACGAGGGAGCGCAGAACAACTGGTGCCTCTACAAAATGGGCTGCAAAGGGCCTATGACCTTCAACAACTGCTCCATCGTCCGTTACAACAGCGGGACCAACTGGCCCATCGGCGCCGGGCACGGGTGCATCGGCTGTTCCGAGCCACAATTTTGGGACAAATACGCCTACGAACGCCCCATGGCCGACGCCAATATCAAAGCGCCCACCGGTGGAGTGGAGAAGAGTGTCGACCAGTTCGGTCTGGGGCTTTTGACCGCCGCGGGTGTGGGAATCGCCATTCATGCCGCCATCAGCGTTGCGGCAGGGAAAAAAGAGAAGGAGAAGTAA
- a CDS encoding nickel-dependent hydrogenase large subunit produces MATRTRLELIEKIEGEAQVLYEYEGERIGFAQIRFLSSRHIEKILEGRDPMDALSINPRVCGICGHAHLIATVRALEDCYEAIKISDKALKIREMTLSLELLQNHFKWFYLTILPLLDIEAPIERALEPSRLAGEMIALLAGQYPHNSYAIPGGITGEITPVDLLEFRHRLEQLKEIFRRYLIDVDLDYFVRCDRIEEMLGKKGDLPQAMRTILDLGWERMGQSLDRFIVFGESGFFISGKSTATRMRKHLDLRYLKEEKIQKSAARLVAYRGRAYETGPLARAMVMKTPLIKEAHRRYKDSLFSRILARVCEVPRLLRYLDETLQKLDLSQAAWIDPGPMPKEAKGTGVVEAARGSLIHQIEIEEGKIARYRIVTPTQWNLGNGSRDNLYPAQKALIGLHRNDPAELVFKAFDVCSVCTTK; encoded by the coding sequence ATGGCGACCCGCACCCGGTTGGAACTGATCGAAAAGATCGAGGGAGAAGCCCAGGTTCTCTACGAATACGAAGGAGAGCGAATCGGTTTCGCCCAAATCCGCTTTCTGAGCAGTCGCCATATCGAAAAGATTCTCGAAGGGCGGGACCCGATGGATGCGCTTAGCATCAATCCCAGGGTTTGCGGCATCTGCGGTCATGCGCACCTGATCGCCACGGTTCGGGCGTTGGAAGATTGTTACGAGGCCATTAAAATAAGCGACAAAGCGCTGAAAATCAGGGAAATGACCCTAAGCCTGGAACTGCTGCAAAACCATTTCAAATGGTTCTACCTGACGATTCTGCCTCTTTTGGACATTGAAGCACCGATCGAGAGGGCTTTGGAACCCTCTCGACTCGCCGGTGAGATGATCGCCCTGTTGGCAGGACAATACCCTCATAACAGTTACGCGATTCCCGGAGGCATAACGGGAGAGATCACCCCTGTGGATCTTTTGGAGTTTCGACACCGATTGGAGCAACTTAAAGAGATTTTTCGGCGTTATCTGATCGATGTGGATCTCGATTATTTTGTTAGATGCGACCGTATCGAGGAGATGCTCGGTAAGAAAGGGGACCTTCCCCAGGCGATGCGAACGATACTCGATCTTGGCTGGGAACGGATGGGTCAGAGTCTGGATCGCTTCATCGTTTTTGGAGAGAGCGGTTTTTTCATAAGCGGAAAATCGACGGCCACCCGCATGAGAAAGCATCTGGATCTGCGTTATTTGAAAGAAGAAAAGATACAAAAAAGTGCCGCACGTTTGGTCGCTTACCGGGGACGCGCCTACGAAACGGGCCCACTGGCGAGGGCGATGGTCATGAAAACACCGCTTATCAAAGAGGCTCACCGGCGGTACAAAGATTCGCTTTTTAGCCGCATACTCGCCCGCGTCTGCGAAGTACCTAGGCTCCTGCGCTATCTGGATGAAACACTGCAGAAGCTGGACCTCTCCCAGGCGGCCTGGATCGATCCGGGACCCATGCCGAAAGAAGCGAAAGGCACGGGTGTCGTCGAAGCGGCCCGGGGTTCGCTGATTCATCAAATAGAGATCGAAGAGGGAAAAATTGCCCGTTACCGCATCGTAACGCCAACCCAGTGGAACCTGGGCAACGGCAGTCGCGACAACCTCTATCCTGCCCAAAAAGCGCTGATTGGGCTCCATCGTAACGATCCGGCGGAACTGGTTTTCAAAGCTTTCGACGTCTGTTCGGTCTGCACGACGAAGTGA
- a CDS encoding hydrogenase, with the protein MMRLLWLSALACNGNAHALLNYPGFKVWQKEFEWLYHPLLPSEYSFKEVEKGMAEGCDVLLVDGTLEEGYVKYRRPYMELLEHYGKQAHHIVTVGTCATFGGIFAQGGKGRSGLHFRGDERLDIFKNFWQKSISLPGCPVQPEVLAGTLSLLKRKTDIPLDPLRRPKYYYAYTVHDGCIRNEYFEYKIDEHRFGRLEGCMFYDHGCQGTYTHGSCNKILWNGLGSKTRNGQPCMGCTEPDFPKENLWQTPKHMGIPARMPLGVPRRAYLSLAGIAKAFRIERFYTPLMKEE; encoded by the coding sequence ATGATGCGACTACTCTGGCTCTCGGCACTTGCATGCAACGGAAACGCCCATGCCCTTTTGAACTATCCGGGTTTTAAAGTATGGCAGAAAGAGTTCGAATGGCTTTACCATCCGCTATTACCATCCGAATATAGTTTCAAAGAGGTTGAAAAAGGGATGGCCGAGGGTTGTGACGTGTTGCTGGTCGACGGCACATTGGAAGAGGGGTACGTGAAGTACCGACGGCCTTATATGGAGCTGTTGGAGCATTACGGTAAACAGGCGCACCATATCGTAACGGTAGGGACCTGTGCCACTTTTGGCGGTATTTTCGCTCAGGGTGGCAAGGGGCGCAGTGGTCTGCATTTTCGAGGAGACGAGCGTCTGGATATTTTCAAAAACTTTTGGCAAAAAAGCATCAGCCTGCCCGGGTGTCCCGTGCAGCCGGAAGTGCTCGCGGGAACCCTTTCACTGTTAAAAAGGAAAACGGACATCCCATTGGACCCTTTGCGACGACCCAAATACTATTATGCCTACACCGTGCACGACGGCTGCATTCGTAACGAATACTTCGAATACAAAATCGACGAACACCGTTTTGGCCGACTGGAAGGGTGTATGTTCTACGATCATGGCTGTCAGGGCACCTACACACACGGCAGCTGCAACAAAATTCTCTGGAATGGCCTGGGTTCCAAAACCCGCAACGGTCAGCCCTGCATGGGATGCACCGAGCCCGATTTTCCCAAAGAGAATCTTTGGCAAACCCCCAAGCATATGGGTATACCAGCGCGGATGCCCCTGGGTGTTCCCCGCAGGGCCTATCTCTCTTTGGCGGGCATCGCCAAGGCCTTTCGCATCGAACGATTCTACACGCCCTTGATGAAAGAGGAGTGA
- a CDS encoding TetR/AcrR family transcriptional regulator, whose translation MKSSTKEERRLQILSGALKLFAQKGFHATTIPDIARHIGMSVGNFYNYFPSKEILAQEILRYISAYLGKRIRKINESALSSREKIRGIVETYFETAQNEPEMIDFFLRVYLSNREVFGEGCEGMICVNEFVTEIMIFFDDGVARGELKNQDFFSAFGLFMGYLGGMVFLAGESILPKPMEAYIDDISMNIYNALKVA comes from the coding sequence GTGAAATCGTCAACAAAAGAGGAACGTCGTCTTCAAATTCTCTCGGGGGCGCTGAAACTTTTCGCGCAAAAAGGGTTTCATGCTACAACCATTCCGGATATCGCCCGCCATATTGGAATGAGCGTCGGAAATTTCTACAACTATTTCCCTTCCAAAGAGATTCTGGCCCAGGAGATTCTTCGATACATCTCCGCCTATCTGGGGAAGCGGATTCGAAAGATCAATGAAAGCGCTCTTTCCAGTCGGGAAAAAATCCGTGGAATCGTCGAAACCTACTTCGAAACGGCACAAAACGAACCGGAAATGATCGATTTCTTTTTAAGGGTCTATCTCTCCAATCGGGAGGTTTTCGGAGAGGGGTGCGAAGGGATGATATGCGTCAACGAATTCGTGACGGAAATTATGATCTTCTTCGACGACGGTGTAGCGCGGGGCGAGCTGAAAAATCAGGATTTTTTCAGTGCTTTCGGGCTTTTTATGGGGTATCTTGGCGGGATGGTTTTCCTGGCCGGAGAGTCGATCCTCCCCAAACCGATGGAGGCTTATATTGACGATATTTCCATGAATATCTATAACGCCCTCAAGGTGGCATGA
- a CDS encoding acyl-homoserine-lactone synthase yields MKIVKAETEELLRKIYRLRYEVLCKEIKTLDKSHYPDGLEKDRYDAYADHFAVLDEKGEMVGCFRLIYRSPIGFPTLNVMEMNDLLEEIPAEKLCEISRITVDRRYRSIQTAIKIFKLIMLNGCPLMKREGMEYLLCAVEGNFYRLLRIANVPFEIIGEPKKYLERYRYPALMSMEKLARKNPKYCKYR; encoded by the coding sequence GTGAAAATCGTCAAGGCCGAAACCGAAGAGCTTCTTCGAAAGATATACAGGCTCCGCTACGAAGTACTCTGCAAAGAGATCAAAACTCTGGACAAATCACACTATCCCGACGGCCTGGAAAAAGATCGATACGATGCGTATGCCGACCACTTCGCCGTCTTGGATGAAAAAGGGGAGATGGTCGGATGTTTTCGTCTCATCTACCGTTCTCCCATCGGCTTTCCCACTCTCAACGTCATGGAGATGAATGACTTGCTCGAAGAGATCCCCGCCGAAAAACTGTGTGAAATATCCCGCATCACCGTCGATCGGCGCTACCGGAGTATCCAGACCGCCATCAAAATCTTCAAGCTCATCATGCTCAACGGCTGCCCTCTGATGAAGCGGGAAGGGATGGAGTATCTGCTCTGTGCCGTCGAAGGTAATTTCTACCGGCTTCTTCGCATAGCGAATGTTCCTTTCGAAATCATCGGGGAGCCGAAAAAGTATCTCGAACGGTACCGCTATCCCGCCCTGATGTCGATGGAGAAGTTGGCCCGCAAAAATCCCAAATACTGCAAATACCGTTAA
- a CDS encoding AAA family ATPase encodes MKLSGKVARILFQKEGFLIALLEGGTKISGNCLIADIDALVGQDVELEGTWQEHPKFGPQFEFTELGIKGSELYFYLTKVVKGVGRKLVKRLIDHYGEEELLRILDENPQKLLAFKGIKEKKLAQITQSWQRYKEIRDLAMFLAPYRINQSIVGEIYQTFSGRDDMIEAIRRNPYIITQVKGVGFKRADEMARSMGLDPRSPFRVEAAINYLIREISEQQGSSAVEKSLFVQKLQEELRMENETALIEDVIGKMVKEETLKEIGGHLAHTFYFTAEEGIWRFFKRRAKIRLEPLVEDIDAFIAEEEREAGFRLGDEQKAAVRLLNEGVTALALVGYAGTGKSTSARMMLKLLERRYGYDAIVTTALSGIASQRIHETTGFCSATIQSLLVAHREQECLPYDVVLLDEASMVNSQIFYQLISKLKENTVFLVVGDDGQLPPIGAGNTLSDIIKYELLPVIKLTKIYRQSEELAIAVIADAIRRAQIPEYRRTYADFKFVDLTIPHYHAVRHTLREEEKRELRERHNLAILEAIKKEAVPYILEARESLKEKDVRAYLGHLQIVTPMRGGPLGVENLNRHLQALYNPYARQSVEKGAYTYSLFDKVVHIKNENMPTWSSEKFKKEEGAVDQRIFNGMIGFVFKMDPEEEECFVYYPNEDLVVRYGYEMLGEYLTLAYALTIHKTQGMEYDTVIIPMSYSHYIMHNAKLLYTAVTRAKKMCIIVGEETAFKGACRRVDTARRKTVLQLLAESESVGKLV; translated from the coding sequence GTGAAACTGAGCGGAAAGGTTGCAAGGATTCTCTTTCAGAAAGAGGGATTTCTTATCGCGCTGCTCGAAGGCGGAACCAAAATATCGGGAAACTGCCTCATCGCCGATATCGATGCACTCGTGGGGCAGGATGTCGAGCTGGAGGGGACATGGCAGGAGCATCCGAAGTTCGGCCCGCAATTTGAGTTTACGGAACTTGGCATAAAAGGAAGCGAACTCTATTTCTATCTGACCAAAGTGGTCAAGGGAGTCGGCAGAAAGCTGGTCAAACGTCTTATCGACCATTACGGCGAGGAGGAGCTGCTTCGGATACTCGATGAAAATCCGCAGAAGCTCCTCGCATTCAAAGGGATCAAGGAGAAAAAACTCGCCCAGATTACGCAGAGCTGGCAGCGCTACAAAGAGATCCGTGATCTCGCGATGTTTCTGGCACCCTACCGGATCAATCAAAGCATCGTCGGCGAAATCTATCAGACATTTTCCGGCCGCGACGACATGATAGAGGCCATCCGCCGCAACCCCTACATCATCACACAGGTCAAAGGGGTCGGATTCAAACGGGCCGACGAGATGGCGCGCTCCATGGGGCTGGATCCCCGATCCCCTTTCCGTGTCGAAGCCGCCATAAACTATCTGATCAGGGAAATCAGCGAACAGCAGGGCAGCAGTGCCGTCGAAAAAAGCCTCTTTGTCCAAAAGTTGCAGGAAGAGCTGCGGATGGAGAATGAAACGGCCCTGATCGAAGATGTCATAGGGAAAATGGTGAAGGAGGAGACCCTCAAAGAGATCGGCGGCCATCTGGCCCACACCTTCTATTTCACCGCCGAAGAGGGCATCTGGCGTTTTTTCAAGAGGAGGGCGAAAATCCGCCTCGAACCTCTGGTCGAAGATATCGACGCCTTCATCGCCGAAGAGGAGAGGGAAGCCGGTTTCCGTCTGGGAGATGAGCAAAAAGCTGCCGTGCGCCTGCTCAACGAAGGTGTCACGGCACTGGCCCTCGTCGGATACGCCGGAACGGGAAAGAGCACCAGTGCCAGGATGATGCTCAAGCTTCTTGAAAGACGCTACGGATACGATGCCATCGTAACCACGGCACTCAGCGGTATCGCTTCCCAGCGCATTCACGAAACAACGGGCTTCTGCTCCGCCACGATTCAGAGCCTTCTGGTCGCCCACAGGGAGCAGGAGTGCCTTCCCTATGATGTCGTGCTTCTCGACGAAGCCTCGATGGTCAATTCGCAGATATTCTATCAACTCATCTCGAAACTCAAAGAGAACACGGTTTTTCTCGTTGTCGGGGATGACGGACAGTTGCCGCCCATCGGTGCGGGGAACACACTCTCAGATATTATAAAATATGAACTGCTTCCCGTCATCAAACTGACCAAAATCTACCGACAGAGCGAAGAGCTCGCAATCGCCGTGATCGCCGACGCCATACGACGGGCACAGATTCCGGAATATCGCAGAACATATGCCGATTTCAAATTCGTCGACCTGACGATTCCCCATTACCATGCCGTGCGTCACACGCTGAGGGAGGAGGAGAAGAGGGAACTGAGAGAGCGGCACAATCTGGCGATTCTCGAAGCGATCAAAAAAGAGGCGGTCCCCTATATACTCGAAGCGAGGGAGTCTCTGAAAGAAAAAGATGTCCGAGCATACCTGGGCCATCTGCAGATCGTCACCCCGATGCGGGGCGGTCCGCTCGGTGTCGAAAATCTCAACCGCCATCTTCAGGCGCTCTACAATCCCTATGCCAGGCAGAGTGTTGAAAAAGGTGCCTATACATACAGCCTTTTCGACAAGGTCGTCCATATAAAAAACGAAAATATGCCCACCTGGTCCTCCGAAAAGTTCAAGAAAGAGGAGGGGGCCGTCGATCAGCGCATCTTCAACGGAATGATAGGATTCGTTTTCAAAATGGACCCGGAGGAAGAGGAGTGTTTTGTCTATTATCCCAACGAAGATCTGGTAGTACGGTACGGCTACGAGATGCTTGGAGAGTATCTGACACTCGCCTATGCGCTGACGATCCACAAAACCCAGGGGATGGAATACGATACAGTAATCATTCCCATGAGTTACAGCCATTACATCATGCACAATGCCAAGCTTCTCTATACCGCCGTGACAAGGGCGAAGAAGATGTGCATCATCGTCGGTGAAGAGACCGCTTTCAAAGGGGCGTGCCGCCGCGTCGACACCGCCAGGCGAAAAACCGTGCTGCAACTGCTCGCAGAAAGCGAATCGGTCGGGAAATTGGTATAA
- a CDS encoding M48 family metallopeptidase has product MRRKGQKNLYLRVKSDGTIHLSAPLSFPMGEIKSFLVSKEGWVLKRLKQRLEHARVNPSVFTEGCRAWYLGRDYPVIAESARFSEVRWEGDRFVFLMRTPDDLKRALRGFYTEHAGEFFEKRVAYWSAVTGLFPKAVRHRWYRSRWGCCSRDNIVTFNTALMCYDTDIIDYVVVHELAHIRYKHHRKPFWHLVAAHIPDYRELRKRLL; this is encoded by the coding sequence ATGCGCAGAAAAGGTCAAAAAAACCTCTACCTGCGCGTCAAAAGTGACGGAACAATCCATCTCTCGGCTCCTCTCTCCTTTCCGATGGGAGAGATCAAATCGTTTCTTGTTTCAAAAGAGGGCTGGGTACTCAAACGCCTGAAACAGAGGCTCGAACACGCCCGTGTCAATCCTTCCGTCTTCACGGAGGGGTGTCGGGCATGGTATCTGGGGCGCGACTATCCCGTCATCGCAGAATCGGCACGGTTCAGTGAAGTAAGATGGGAGGGGGATCGGTTTGTTTTTCTCATGCGCACCCCCGACGATCTAAAGAGGGCGTTGCGCGGTTTCTATACCGAACATGCCGGGGAGTTTTTCGAAAAGAGAGTCGCCTACTGGTCCGCGGTAACGGGACTTTTTCCCAAAGCGGTGCGCCACCGCTGGTACAGGAGCCGTTGGGGCTGCTGCAGCCGTGACAACATCGTCACCTTCAATACCGCGCTTATGTGTTACGATACCGACATTATCGATTACGTTGTCGTGCACGAATTGGCGCACATCCGCTACAAACATCACCGAAAACCTTTCTGGCATCTCGTGGCGGCACATATTCCCGACTACCGTGAGCTGCGAAAGAGACTTCTGTGA
- a CDS encoding phosphomannomutase/phosphoglucomutase, whose amino-acid sequence MQHIFREYDIRGIFQEDLNEKTVKLIGYFLGKRIKKRGDYAVVTYDARTHSPQLSDWLVSGLNAAEVIVLHGGLVPTPVNYFCNFNTFRVGGKEVMPAGGIQITGSHNPPEYNGFKITIDQLPFYGEDIYALGREVEANSHIAIADETDAIEIPALEKYVDYLTKEFSALKGFDPKMAIDCGNGAAGVAIEPLLEKLAISATKLYFEPDGTFPNHHPDPSEEENLADLKKVLQKGAAYGFAFDGDGDRIAFLSRKHNFKGDILALFFAKTMENPTVIGEVKCSQVMYDGINAIGKAIMHKTGHSNLKVLLKETGADLAAEVSGHIFFNDRYFGYDDAIYTMLRILEMLKNGFDFDAEYEKLPVLYSTDEIKVPTTDQKKFAIIDALKALLNERKSELGIKDIVTIDGVRVIFENGWGLVRASNTTPILVTRFEAVSPEALERIRNLLNEMIEEAKHTVG is encoded by the coding sequence ATGCAGCATATTTTCAGAGAGTACGATATCCGGGGTATTTTCCAGGAAGACCTCAACGAAAAGACGGTGAAACTGATCGGATATTTTTTGGGAAAGAGGATCAAAAAGAGGGGAGACTACGCTGTCGTGACCTACGATGCGAGAACCCACTCGCCGCAGCTTTCGGACTGGCTGGTCAGCGGTCTTAATGCGGCGGAAGTGATCGTGCTCCACGGCGGCCTCGTTCCCACGCCCGTCAACTACTTCTGCAACTTCAACACCTTCCGGGTGGGCGGCAAAGAGGTGATGCCCGCCGGCGGTATCCAGATTACCGGTTCCCACAACCCTCCCGAATACAACGGTTTCAAAATCACGATCGACCAGCTTCCTTTCTACGGAGAGGACATCTACGCCCTGGGGCGCGAGGTTGAAGCGAACAGCCACATCGCCATCGCCGACGAAACCGACGCCATAGAAATCCCCGCTCTGGAAAAATATGTTGACTACCTGACAAAGGAGTTTTCGGCTCTGAAAGGTTTCGACCCGAAGATGGCGATCGATTGCGGCAACGGTGCCGCCGGTGTGGCGATCGAGCCGCTTCTTGAAAAACTGGCGATATCTGCCACGAAACTCTATTTCGAGCCCGACGGCACTTTTCCCAACCACCATCCCGATCCCAGCGAAGAGGAGAATCTCGCAGATCTCAAAAAGGTGCTGCAGAAGGGCGCGGCCTACGGCTTCGCCTTCGATGGCGACGGCGACCGCATCGCGTTTTTGAGCAGAAAGCACAATTTCAAAGGAGATATACTGGCTCTCTTTTTCGCCAAAACAATGGAGAATCCCACCGTGATCGGCGAAGTGAAGTGTTCCCAGGTCATGTACGACGGCATCAACGCAATCGGCAAGGCCATCATGCATAAAACGGGTCATTCCAACCTCAAAGTACTCCTAAAGGAGACAGGCGCCGACCTGGCGGCGGAAGTGAGCGGGCATATCTTCTTCAATGACCGCTACTTCGGATACGACGACGCCATCTACACGATGCTGCGGATCCTCGAAATGCTGAAAAACGGTTTCGATTTCGATGCCGAATACGAAAAGCTTCCGGTACTCTACAGCACGGACGAGATCAAGGTTCCCACGACCGACCAGAAAAAATTCGCGATCATCGATGCACTCAAAGCGCTTTTGAACGAAAGAAAGAGTGAACTCGGCATCAAAGATATCGTAACGATCGATGGCGTGCGGGTCATTTTCGAAAACGGCTGGGGACTTGTCCGTGCCAGCAATACGACACCGATTCTCGTTACCCGGTTCGAGGCTGTCTCCCCCGAAGCGCTGGAACGTATTCGGAATCTGCTGAACGAAATGATCGAAGAGGCAAAACACACTGTCGGCTGA
- a CDS encoding IMPACT family protein, translated as MKRVATPHYAETKAKRSKFLAFLVPMDRFEKTKTRLRAEHPKASHIVWAYRKRNEHGHIIENSSDDGEPKGCAGKPLLHVMRGNDLIASAIFVVRYFGGIKLGTGGMARAYGEAAKRVVSAAELIPYEEFARITFHTPYARMSQWEHRIGKLANATVERDFEPAGATWHVRASKSEIAQITAILQQERIDFLIK; from the coding sequence ATGAAGAGAGTTGCTACACCGCATTATGCCGAGACGAAAGCCAAACGTTCGAAGTTTCTCGCTTTTTTGGTGCCCATGGATCGGTTTGAAAAGACAAAAACCCGTCTTCGCGCCGAGCACCCGAAAGCCAGCCATATCGTCTGGGCCTATCGCAAGCGCAACGAACATGGGCATATTATAGAAAACAGCAGCGACGACGGTGAACCGAAAGGGTGTGCCGGAAAACCCCTTCTTCATGTGATGCGTGGCAACGACCTGATCGCGTCGGCCATTTTTGTCGTCCGCTATTTCGGGGGCATCAAACTAGGTACGGGAGGCATGGCGAGAGCCTACGGCGAAGCGGCGAAACGTGTCGTATCGGCTGCCGAATTGATCCCCTACGAAGAGTTTGCACGCATCACATTCCATACCCCTTACGCCCGAATGTCCCAATGGGAGCACAGAATCGGCAAACTTGCAAATGCCACCGTTGAAAGAGATTTCGAGCCGGCGGGTGCCACCTGGCACGTAAGAGCTTCCAAGAGTGAAATCGCGCAGATTACGGCGATTCTGCAGCAAGAACGCATCGATTTTTTGATAAAATAG
- a CDS encoding class I SAM-dependent methyltransferase: protein MSFDERARTWDASKRRQALAESVAEAIRDRFALDSSMLLLDVGAGTGLLTRRLLPSVGKMVALDTSTGMLEQLRANLMEFGEKIEAVHSDIMAFETTETFDGIVSSMTLHHIPNTDALLRKLHGLVRPGGFIALADLAPEDGTFHDHGNEGVWHFGFEEKSLKESAKKAGFSEISYRIVHRVQKCGKRRYDIFLLGARIKDRAQDSK, encoded by the coding sequence ATGAGTTTCGATGAACGGGCCAGAACATGGGACGCTTCAAAGAGAAGACAGGCGCTGGCCGAGAGCGTCGCCGAAGCGATCCGGGACCGTTTCGCTTTGGATTCCTCGATGCTACTTCTCGATGTCGGTGCGGGGACAGGACTTTTGACACGCCGTCTGCTGCCGAGTGTCGGTAAAATGGTGGCTCTGGATACCTCAACGGGCATGCTCGAACAGCTCAGAGCGAACCTTATGGAGTTCGGAGAGAAAATCGAAGCCGTCCATTCCGACATCATGGCGTTCGAGACGACAGAAACGTTCGACGGAATTGTCAGCTCCATGACCCTTCATCACATCCCCAACACCGATGCGCTGCTGAGAAAACTTCATGGCCTGGTTCGTCCCGGAGGTTTCATCGCGCTAGCCGATCTTGCGCCCGAAGACGGGACATTTCATGATCACGGCAACGAAGGGGTCTGGCATTTCGGATTTGAGGAAAAAAGTCTGAAAGAGTCTGCGAAAAAGGCGGGATTTTCCGAGATATCGTATCGTATTGTCCACCGTGTGCAAAAGTGCGGCAAACGCCGTTACGACATCTTCTTGCTGGGTGCCAGAATCAAAGACCGGGCACAAGACTCGAAATAA